A genomic segment from Necator americanus strain Aroian chromosome III, whole genome shotgun sequence encodes:
- a CDS encoding hypothetical protein (NECATOR_CHRIII.G12217.T2) yields MTCGKHQPPAPPSKVAKVNRLRFFGHILRRPADRLVQRVLRSSSGSSWKKPPGRKNFWTEAVKEDLRTLGVDRQFRRDVRFRRIWISDEWIDSVQALAEDREGWAELCSRTAHLGGDAGNRVRR; encoded by the coding sequence aTGACATGTGGAAAACACCAACCTcctgcaccgccatcgaaagtggctaaagtaaatcgtcttcgcttctttggtcatatattaagaagaccggcagatcgccttgttcaacgagttctgaggagttcgtcgggttcgagctggaagaagccacctggccgaaaaaacttctggactgaggcggtgaaagaggacctgaggacactcggcgtggataggcagttcaggcgagacgtaaggtttcgcagaatatggatcagcgacgaatggattgattctgtgcaagctctcgcagaagatcgagaaggttgggcagagctgtgttcaaggacggcacacctcggcggagatgcgggtaatcgcgtcagacgatga